The segment gCGGTTTTGATAGAAAAATAGTGGGGTTTTGAtaaattttggttaattttataataaaggcTGGGTCGACTTAACACTGTTTCGGATCCtcggaaattttttttaatcctttaaaatttatatttatttaatatttataatatataaaatttaatcagtaatattttgtgatggaataaaattatatatataatatttttggacgcttttcaatttatatattatatatttatttttatgcaaaatatacatttacaaaaaaacttAGACCCCCttaacttttaatatatagtgaCACGGGTTTGGATCCATAATGGTCGTACCGTTTCTCCCAGTAGCCGACCCTGAATAAGAATAAACTaatgtaaaattaattttcataatttgctatatttaaataaagggtaattttctcaaatatttttttttaaagttttttgtcacaaaaatagccttcaataaagaaaatgaccaaaatagcttctttttattttgaaatttttaatattttttttttaaatttgaaacattatccccaaaaccccaccccttaactctaaaccctaagtttatattagttaatcctagggtaaaaatacatatttggTCATTTTtacctttaataaaatttattttggtcattttattcgttgaagattatttttgtgacaaaaacttaaaaagaactATCTTAGaaaatttatcttaaataaaacaaagattaaatatttaagtaaatACATATAACTGATTTAACTACaatatatgtaattttaaaaaagtaaatatcaaTTTCTAAGTTAAATGATAATAATATTAACAGTCGCAAAATCCAATAACGCACACAAAACCACACCATATTGGATGTGGGATGCAAGAAGTGCGGTTTGTTGATATCaatagaacaaacaaaaaacttttttaaaaaaattttagtcAAGTGCGTTATTGACACAAAACCGTCCCTCTAATTCTTAAATTATTTATGAATGGTAGCATCTTGTCAATTCCATCTACAGTACATGAAATCCGTACCGCACTAACGTTATCAATCACAATCACACCTCTTTCACCAATTTAATCTACCAACAATTGTTCCCTTAATGGATATCCATTTCCTTACCTTCTTGATTCTTGGAGATGGtgatacaatttttttcttttcgctGGCAACCAAAGTACTCAGATTTTGACTCTCCAAATCTCCATTACTGTAATTTCCGATCTATCAGATCCAcgttattattattactttgATGCATAGAAATTTCACAAGAAAACCGAGCAATCTTGGTGGCATGCGAAACATTCTTTTGGTAGAATATAAGCTATATAACAATCAGATGAAATAAACCCAATTCCCACAAGAAAAGTGATAAAACTATTATGGTTAAATCCTGCAAATCACAGTCCGAGACCTCTCAGGAACCAAAAATAATAACCCGGTAAGGTGTTTCCTGCTCCCTATACACTTTGACTTTAAATCATTACTTTAAGACTCGGGAGTAAGTTGTCACTTCTCACCCACTTGTCTGTAACACAGCACGAGCCAAAAGGGAATGCAGGTACCGTGAATTGCTAAAAGCCTTCAAAAGCAAGTAGCAACCGAGTCTTTCTTGTCTTAAAACCTTAAATCTTGAGCTGATTCCTACTATGAGAAGGGTCTCTTTTATCTGCAATACTAAGACCTACGACGATGGACCAAATGTCCCCAAAAACCAAGAGTGATGTTGATAGTGTTACTCCCCATTTCGATTCAGATCTATAGATTCCCGTTGAAGGACATCATAGTCCATTGGAATTGGCTTGATACATAAAGCCTGAAAAATAAGAACAAACATAACATTGTCTTGATATATCTATCTTCTAACAATTCATGAAGAGAACAAGAAATTGATGTTTAACGCTAGAAATGATAAAAGGAAGGCGCGCGTGCAACTAAAGCTTACCATATGTAAAGCGAATATATCAAGTACCGGATGATGATTTTTGGATCCACATTTGCTTCTGCAGCACGTTAAAAATGAGTCTTCTAAACATTGTGTTATATGAGCATAAGGCGGTAAAAAGGCTTTAGTTTGGCTTACCTCATGTGAACTGGGacccccaccaccaccaccacctctcCGGGATGTTTTACCCTCAATAGTCATGGCAAAGCCGTCTTCCTTTCTATTGCGAGCTCCAATACGGCGACTAGAATGTCTAGCAGAACCTGGATAGGGTCAAATGTTTTGGCAGAACCAGTATCAGTTTTCTTTATTCATATAATGACACAAGGCACATTATGCTCCAACTTCAAATGAACTAACCATTCTCAAGAGTGTGCCCACCAGAGGAGTTCACCACTTCTCCATTGTTTGCTGTAAGGTCGTATAGATGATGAGTTCAGATGTTATGCACAAAAAAACCTACACTAATTACATATATGTAGATAACACGAACAGAACCTGCTGAAGATGTAGGCTGATCCTCGGTGATATTGGAGCCATCAGCACGGCGAGGAGCCCACACAACACGATCAGGTCTGTCCTTGTTTCTTGCACGCCTCTCTAGCTTTTCACTGTTGGTACCAGAAACATGATAATCTTTCCCTGCACGTTTACCATCTCTATTTTAATTTATCAGCCTAACTTGCGTAGCTCACATTTTTACTGAAATCGTACTCCACTAAAACCTGCTCGAATGTTGGCTGGCCGAGGAGGACGCTTGTTGTTTTCTGCTTCTGTGGGTTCCACTCTTTGCTCAGGCTGGACCAAAGATGAAGCCTGGCTAGGCCGCGTCTCATTTCTCCGAAGTATTCCCTTGATCAACCTCCCACCAACATCGATCTTCTGATTCTGTCTTGAAGTCGAGGAGCTTCCGGAGAGATTAGCTTCCGTCTGCTGTTCCGCTTGTTGTGGAGAGTTCTATAAAAACACATTGCCAAATGACTAATGATTCTGTCTACAACTATCAAAATACTGAATGAAAAAAGAAATCAAGGCTTTTTGTTCTGCACAGGCCAAAAACTTACAACAGGGTTGTCACGGTCTTTTTTCAGGAGCAAGATCTTTTTCTTCCCAGAATCCATAGTCAATGCAATCCCTGGGAGAGAGCTATCAATGACAGAGGCTGCAATTGCgcagaggaaaaaaaaatagatcagAAACACAGTGGGTCTTTTAAGAATAAGGAAAATATGCGATAAGTTAGTTaggaatacatatatataactgTTGATTGATTACCAGTTCCAGTTGCAGGTATGTCCTTTCCACTTGAATTTGCCTGATTGTAATCTTGCTTGGAGCTGCCGGCATCTGATGAAGCCGTCCGGGGCACACCTTTCGAATTGTCTTTTTCCACATACTATTAAGAAAAGTAAGAAATTGAAAATGGACGCAAAATTTGTTCACCACACACACGAGTGACATGGCAGACTACAAGTCACTCCTACAAAGTCAGAGACACACCTTTTTCTTCTCAGAGTTTCGTTTCGAAGGTCTCGAACTTGGCTTGTTTGCAGAGATTGCTCTGGCTCTCCTGCCTCCTCTTCGGCCATCTAATGAACCCTGTTGCTTGAACAGAAACCAGAGATCAACAATACATATAAAACTACAAAGATATATCAGTCCAAAGgaaatttttgattttctacTGCGTATCCGTACCTGTGATCCAATCACAGTAGCACGTTTTTGACGTATGAATTCCATAAGAGGAGTGACAATGGGAGCCGATTTAGAAGCGCCTAAAAAAAAGCGATTTTTGTTAGTAAGTCCAAtgaattctttaaaaaaaaaaaagggaactTGTTAGTTGTTAGCGAAAGACGAACCAGACTGCTCAACTTCTCTTCTTTCCAACTGGATTTCAGCACTGGGGAGATTCTCAACAGGTTGAGCAATGAGCTTGAGGAACTCAAGATAATCAGGGTCTTTGGTAATAGAGCCTTCGCGAGGATCTTTCTTGTAACATGGTTTGGGCACACGCTGTGAAGGCGCATATTCAACTATGGCCTTGAACTGAGCACCTGAACAACAGAACCATACAATCACATCtccagaagaaaagaaaaaacacagATTAAAGTTCAAAAAATAATACCCTTGTCATTAACAAAGACATGGCCGTTGAAAAAGGAAGCAAAGTCATAAACATCTTCTGGTGCCTTGAAACCAAAGTAGGCCCGTGAATGCTTCTGAGTTCTATAGCTGAGAGAAGAAAAGATAAAGAAAGATACACAGCATCACTTTCAAGAATCAAGAATCGTAATCTTCGTCGATTAATCGAGAATCGAAATAGGGCTTACTTGGACTTGCCAGGGCGGAAGGAGAACCAATAGTAACGATCACCGAAACGAGAGTCGATTTGGGATAAGAGATCGGACTCAGCAAGAGAAGGCGGCAAGTGCCGTACCACCACCTTCCTCTTCGCTAAAGGGtccttcatcatcatcagatcAAAAGAGATTCAGAGAGAGGGGGTGACACACATCAGTCAATTTTGCCCTAGGTTTTGTTCCCCACTCTTTGTTtccctttctctctttttttttggtcaaaacataacaaagccaaaaaaaacgttgaataaaataaaaacaagaaaatcatAGCAAACCAGACGAGAGTCTATATGGGCCACGATTTGGGCCTATCATGTGCCTCGTCCCGCATCTGCTTTCGAGTCTATAGAAACTGAaccaaccaaaccaaaccaaaccaaaccaaaattatataccctaatctcttttttttattgagAGACTAGTGGTCTGTCCATCCGCGCTTTGCGCGGAAATGTTATCTTTGTTTTATCCCATGTTCGGAATCGCGCTAGGCGTGAGTCGGGCGGTTGGCATACGCCTAGCGAGTTACTAAAAAATCGGAGATTAATCGGGGATTAATCGGGGATTAGTTTTTAAGCTTTTACGCATTTGTACATGTACATATATTAAGTATGCATTGGAACTTCAATAAAACACGCTGGCACAGGTGGTTTCGGAGAACTTTTGAACCAAATAATTCGGGTTCAATCCTCTTCCAAAGcacttttttagtttatttcctttttctatTAATGAGGGGCAAAATAGTAAATTAGAGTTCGTCTTCCTCCTCCTAAACCTGCGATTTTGTTCTTGTAAAAATGGCGGCTTCTATGTTTTTCTCAGATCCCTCAttcttttttatcatttttcacttaaTCTAGTTCAAACTTTATAGATCTAACCCATTTTCAACgtaaaacagaacaaaaaagcAAGTTTTTTTCGCAGCTCCGATTTATTAACCGAACTGACCCTAAACGCCACGGTGAAGAGTCGCCTAGCGCTTCCACGCCGAGAATCCGGGCGCATTGCCCGCGTTTTCGAACATGGTTTATCTAAAGTGTTTTTTATATGGGTTAAAAAATTTGGTTAATTTataagtataaaataatatgttgtaaaatattttacaatattGGATCGTCGAAGTTGAGATATTATTGTAAGACctgatcctggattcctcaatccaaccagaccgcggcctcactaaacaacacaaccagttccatctttcatattcaagttcaagtgttaaataattctaagtctttttcagagttttggaggttccaacattcacacttaaacaatcaagcaacaactagtgcaaatagatatttcatagatattaaccaaggttcatacatcattcatcatcctaataagtagaatacacactagaatcgcataagttcacaagttgcacaataggctacaataatcacacaattttcagaatcaacccaatcaccacacatcttcccatggccgcggtactcatggtgcttttcccttaccacggtccatttctggtcctggatccaacacaaacaaacacacaatcgcaaggttagattacaaaacaagaatcaatcacattgcatggtcggacccaatctaatcaagaacaatcatcaaaaatgtcaaatctgacccctttaaaaagagatcca is part of the Brassica rapa cultivar Chiifu-401-42 chromosome A09, CAAS_Brap_v3.01, whole genome shotgun sequence genome and harbors:
- the LOC103840043 gene encoding regulator of nonsense transcripts UPF3 isoform X1; the encoded protein is MMMKDPLAKRKVVVRHLPPSLAESDLLSQIDSRFGDRYYWFSFRPGKSNYRTQKHSRAYFGFKAPEDVYDFASFFNGHVFVNDKGAQFKAIVEYAPSQRVPKPCYKKDPREGSITKDPDYLEFLKLIAQPVENLPSAEIQLERREVEQSGASKSAPIVTPLMEFIRQKRATVIGSQGSLDGRRGGRRARAISANKPSSRPSKRNSEKKKYVEKDNSKGVPRTASSDAGSSKQDYNQANSSGKDIPATGTASVIDSSLPGIALTMDSGKKKILLLKKDRDNPVNSPQQAEQQTEANLSGSSSTSRQNQKIDVGGRLIKGILRRNETRPSQASSLVQPEQRVEPTEAENNKRPPRPANIRAGKDYHVSGTNSEKLERRARNKDRPDRVVWAPRRADGSNITEDQPTSSAANNGEVVNSSGGHTLENGSARHSSRRIGARNRKEDGFAMTIEGKTSRRGGGGGGGPSSHEKQMWIQKSSSGT
- the LOC103840043 gene encoding regulator of nonsense transcripts UPF3 isoform X2: MMMKDPLAKRKVVVRHLPPSLAESDLLSQIDSRFGDRYYWFSFRPGKSNYRTQKHSRAYFGFKAPEDVYDFASFFNGHVFVNDKGAQFKAIVEYAPSQRVPKPCYKKDPREGSITKDPDYLEFLKLIAQPVENLPSAEIQLERREVEQSGASKSAPIVTPLMEFIRQKRATVIGSQGSLDGRRGGRRARAISANKPSSRPSKRNSEKKKYVEKDNSKGVPRTASSDAGSSKQDYNQANSSGKDIPATGTASVIDSSLPGIALTMDSGKKKILLLKKDRDNPVNSPQQAEQQTEANLSGSSSTSRQNQKIDVGGRLIKGILRRNETRPSQASSLVQPEQRVEPTEAENNKRPPRPANIRAGKDYHVSGTNSEKLERRARNKDRPDRVVWAPRRADGSNITEDQPTSSAGSARHSSRRIGARNRKEDGFAMTIEGKTSRRGGGGGGGPSSHEKQMWIQKSSSGT